The Candidatus Rokuibacteriota bacterium genome includes a region encoding these proteins:
- a CDS encoding EamA family transporter: MQEGPPPRRPDRPAWRGAALILSADLCWGVSSSLAKLLLNRSAVTPAALTALRVTIAFLVLLSILGPRRGRRLEARSEDLPLLSVVGLVGFAANSYCYYTTLSLTNVATAILLIYLAPIFLALYEGLVLRRWPAPSTLAAIALAVGGCFVLVRGYDPGTLRLNLAGLGFGLTTAGAFATYTVASQRMLRAYDSWTVLLYGFGIGSAAWWVLFPLWASAGVENSARTWSLIVAIALGGTLLPHGLFVRGLTYLPPTHATLLSTMEPVIAAGVAYLVLGETMAPAQYAGGLLVLAAVLLVQLRPEVPAEAG; encoded by the coding sequence TTGCAGGAGGGTCCTCCCCCGCGCCGGCCTGACCGGCCCGCCTGGCGGGGGGCCGCCCTCATCCTGAGCGCCGACCTCTGCTGGGGTGTGTCCAGCAGCCTGGCGAAGCTCCTGCTCAACCGGAGCGCGGTGACGCCCGCGGCTTTGACCGCGCTCCGGGTCACCATCGCCTTTCTCGTCCTCCTCTCCATCCTGGGCCCGCGCCGCGGCCGTCGCCTGGAGGCCCGGAGCGAGGACCTCCCGCTCCTCTCGGTCGTCGGGCTGGTCGGCTTCGCGGCGAACAGCTACTGCTACTACACCACCCTCAGCCTGACCAACGTCGCCACCGCCATCCTGCTCATCTACCTGGCGCCGATCTTCCTCGCCCTCTACGAGGGCCTCGTCCTCCGCCGCTGGCCCGCCCCCTCCACGCTGGCCGCCATCGCCCTCGCCGTCGGGGGCTGCTTCGTCCTCGTGAGGGGGTACGACCCCGGCACGCTCCGGTTGAACCTCGCGGGCCTGGGCTTCGGCCTCACGACGGCGGGCGCCTTCGCCACCTACACCGTGGCCAGCCAGCGGATGCTGCGCGCGTACGACTCCTGGACGGTCCTGCTCTACGGGTTCGGGATCGGCAGCGCGGCGTGGTGGGTGCTCTTCCCGCTCTGGGCCTCCGCCGGGGTGGAGAACTCGGCGCGGACCTGGAGTCTGATCGTGGCGATCGCCCTCGGAGGGACACTCCTCCCCCATGGCCTGTTCGTCCGCGGCCTCACCTACCTCCCGCCGACGCACGCGACCCTCCTCAGCACGATGGAGCCGGTGATCGCGGCGGGCGTGGCCTACCTAGTGCTCGGCGAAACCATGGCGCCAGCGCAATACGCCGGCGGGCTCCTCGTCCTGGC
- a CDS encoding urea carboxylase-associated family protein, with protein MLDVIIPAREGRALELRTGQRLKIIDVQGQQVADFVAFNLHNLDEFLSVCHTRGMLGSLRPQRGRPLYTNLRNAIFVLEEDTVGVHDMLFAPCDRKRYALDYGDHAHPGCRDNLHHALGGRVPYARIPDTVNWFMNVPWTADGRVEIAAPVSKAGDSVVLRAEMDALVAISACPQDKNPCNAFNPTELRVQVF; from the coding sequence ATGCTCGACGTGATCATCCCGGCCCGGGAGGGCCGCGCCTTAGAGCTGCGAACCGGGCAGCGGCTCAAGATCATCGACGTCCAGGGGCAGCAGGTGGCGGACTTCGTCGCCTTCAACCTGCATAACCTGGACGAGTTCCTCTCCGTCTGCCACACGCGCGGGATGCTGGGGAGCCTCCGGCCACAGCGCGGCCGGCCCCTCTACACGAACCTCCGCAACGCGATCTTCGTCCTCGAGGAGGACACCGTCGGCGTCCACGACATGCTCTTCGCGCCCTGCGACCGCAAGCGCTACGCCCTCGACTACGGGGACCACGCCCACCCCGGCTGCCGCGACAACCTCCACCACGCCCTGGGCGGCCGAGTGCCCTACGCGCGCATCCCGGACACGGTGAACTGGTTCATGAACGTCCCGTGGACGGCCGATGGCCGCGTCGAGATCGCCGCGCCGGTCTCGAAGGCCGGGGACTCTGTCGTCCTGCGCGCCGAGATGGACGCGCTCGTCGCCATCTCGGCCTGCCCGCAGGACAAGAACCCGTGTAACGCCTTCAACCCCACCGAGCTCCGCGTCCAGGTCTTCTGA